One genomic window of Scatophagus argus isolate fScaArg1 chromosome 16, fScaArg1.pri, whole genome shotgun sequence includes the following:
- the LOC124073856 gene encoding SUMO-conjugating enzyme UBC9-like — MSGIALSRLSQERKAWRKDHPFGFVAVPTKNPDGTMNLMNWECAIPGKKGTLWEGGLYKLRMLFKDDYPSSPPKCKFEPPIFHPNVYPSGTVCLSILEEDKDWRPAITIKQILLGIQELLNEPNIQDPAQAEAYTIYCQNRMDYEKRVRAQAKKFAPT, encoded by the exons ATGTCTGGCATCGCTCTTAGCAGACTGTCCCAGGAGCGCAAAGCCTGGAGAAAAGACCACCCATTT GGTTTTGTTGCTGTTCCCACTAAGAATCCTGATGGAACAATGAATCTGATGAACTGGGAGTGTGCCATTCCAGGGAAGAAAGGA ACCTTGTGGGAGGGAGGACTCTACAAACTCAGAATGCTGTTCAAAGATGACTACCCCTCCTCACCACCCAAAT GCAAGTTTGAGCCACCAATATTCCACCCAAATGTCTACCCATCTGGCACCGTATGTCTGTCGATcctggaggaggacaaagacTGGAGGCCTGCCATCACCATCAAACag ATCCTGTTGGGCATCCAGGAGCTCCTGAACGAGCCTAACATTCAAGACCCAGCACAAGCAGAGGCTTACACAATTTACTG tcagAACAGGATGGACTATGAGAAGCGGGTAAGGGCACAGGCCAAGAAGTTTGCCCCCACATAG
- the LOC124073853 gene encoding 3-mercaptopyruvate sulfurtransferase-like, whose protein sequence is MAAQTRALVSAQWLADAVRNSLVGPKLRILDTSWYLPKTKRDPRAEFMQKHIPGSSFFDIDECCDKNSALDHMLPTPSQFSQYVGDLGIGNDTHVIVYDTNDFGSFSSPRVWWMFRLFGHSSVSVLDGGMKNWLANEYPVTSEYSKPEYRQFKATVNESWVKSYEDVLENIRTKQVQTVDARSAGRFRGTEPEPRDDTLPGHYPGAINMPFTSFMDASGKELGPEALSKLFREAGVDLEKPIWATCGSGVTACHVVLAAHLLGHPGVCVYDGSWSEWFKRASPDHIISEGEGMKEERQ, encoded by the exons ATGGCGGCACAGACCCGGGCGCTGGTGTCAGCTCAGTGGCTGGCGGATGCTGTCAGAAATAGTCTCGTCGGGCCAAAGCTTCGCATTCTTGACACTTCGTGGTACCTGCCGAAAACCAAACGGGACCCGAGAGCTGAGTTCATGCAGAAGCACATACCGGGCTCCTCGTTTTTTGACATAGACGAGTGCTGTGACAAAAACTCTGCCTTGGACCACATGCTGCCAACTCCCAGCCAGTTCTCACAGTATGTAGGAGACCTGGGCATCGGGAACGACACGCATGTAATTGTTTACGACACCAACGACTTCGGGTCGTTCAGCTCGCCCCGGGTGTGGTGGATGTTCCGGCTGTTCGGACACAGTTCGGTGTCTGTGCTGGACGGTGGCATGAAGAACTGGCTTGCTAACGAGTATCCGGTAACATCTGAGTACTCGAAGCCGGAGTATCGACAGTTCAAGGCGACCGTGAATGAGTCGTGGGTCAAGAGCTACGAAGACGTGCTGGAGAACATCAGGACCAAGCAGGTCCAGACTGTGGACGCCAGGTCTGCAGGACGCTTCAGGGGGACAGAGCCGGAACCCAGAGACG ACACGCTGCCGGGACATTACCCCGGTGCCATCAACATGCCATTCACTTCTTTCATGGATGCCTCTGGAAAGGAACTGGGACCTGAGGCCCTGTCCAAGCTATTCAGAGAGGCAGGGGTCGACCTGGAGAAACCAATCTGGGCTACCTGTGGGTCTGGTGTGACTGCATGTCATGTTGTTCTGGCTGCTCATCTGCTTGGGCACCCTggggtgtgtgtttatgatggCTCCTGGTCTGAGTGGTTTAAAAGGGCATCTCCAGATCATATCATCTCAGAGGGAGAGggaatgaaagaggaaaggCAGTGA
- the LOC124073854 gene encoding thiosulfate sulfurtransferase-like has protein sequence MAAQTQALVSAKWLANLVKRNLVGPRLRVLDTSWYLPMMKRDAKKEFAQSHIPGASFFDIDECSDRTSKFDHMLPTEKFFADYVGSLGVGNDSHVVVYDASDFGAFSCTRVWWMFRFFGHPQVSVLNGGFRNWVREGHPVTGAYTKPDSASFTATVSHPSWVRSFEDITNNIATQEFQVVDARPHARFRGREPEPREGVRSGHIPGSKCMPFFEFVDDDGMMLSTEQLKKFFEESQVDLDKPLCGSCGSGVTACHMVLAAHLCGAPGAAVYDGSWYEWVTRAPPEHVVSEVQSPKT, from the exons ATGGCAGCGCAAACTCAAGCTCTTGTCTCTGCAAAATGGCTTGCAAACCTTGTCAAACGCAATCTGGTCGGACCGCGTTTGCGGGTCCTGGATACGTCCTGGTACCTGCCTATGATGAAAAGAGACGCCAAGAAGGAATTTGCACAGTCTCACATCCCAGGAGCGTCGTTTTTCGACATCGACGAGTGCTCGGACAGGACTTCAAAGTTTGATCACATGCTCCCCACTGAGAAGTTTTTCGCCGATTATGTTGGGAGTCTGGGTGTTGGAAATGACAGCCATGTGGTTGTTTACGACGCCAGTGACTTTGGAGCATTTTCTTGCACCAGGGTTTGGTGGATGTTCCGGTTTTTTGGGCATCCTCAAGTGTCGGTGCTGAACGGTGGGTTTAGGAACTGGGTCAGAGAGGGCCATCCAGTTACAGGGGCGTACACCAAACCTGATTCAGCCAGCTTCACCGCCACTGTGAGCCACCCCTCCTGGGTGAGGTCCTTTGAGGACATTACAAACAACATTGCAACTCAGGAGTTTCAGGTGGTTGATGCGAGGCCCCATGCGAGGTTCCGCGGAAGAGAACCAGAACCAAGAGAGG GTGTCCGCTCGGGTCACATCCCTGGCTCCAAATGCATGCCTTTCTTCGAgtttgttgatgatgatggcaTGATGCTCTCGacagagcagctgaagaagttcTTTGAAGAGTCGCAGGTGGACCTGGATAAGCCCCTCTGTGGATCCTGTGGCTCGGGCGTGACCGCCTGTCACATGGTGCTGGCCGCCCATCTGTGCGGCGCCCCTGGAGCGGCTGTGTATGACGGATCCTGGTATGAGTGGGTCACCAGGGCTCCACCAGAGCATGTCGTCTCCGAGGTCCAGAGCCCAAAGACATGA